TGATTTTCACGCAAATCGGTGCCCTGATAGGGAGTATCAGCAGGTCAAGAATGCAGATTGCCGGTATTGCCGTCATCATTTGGTTCTATTTCTTTTTCTTACATGACTTTGCCCTGTTATCCATCATCCAGGGTGTGACCCATGAGAATGTAAAGCTATTCTCGATTGCCTACTTTTTGAATCCTATACAGGCAGTAAGGATGTATCTTGAAACAGGTGTAGGGATTTACTCATTCGGTCACATGTCGCGTCTCTTGAAGTCCTTCATGTGGCTGCAGCCGGGTGCATTCCTTGGAGCCAGCCTTATATTCTGGATGGCAACCACATTTATCAGTTCCGTTCTATTGCATCGTAAGGAGGGTTTTGAATGATCAGCGTTTCTGGTTTGACACAATCGTACGGCAATAACCAAATCTTGAACAATATCAGCCTTTCTATCGAGGAAAATGAAGTATGTGCCCTCGTTGGCAGAAACGGAGCTGGCAAATCTACATTTATCAATAGTTTACTTGGCCTGATTCCCATCAGGAAAGGCGAAATACTGGTAAATGGCAAGCCTCGTAAAAGAAATAAACGCTGGAAAAATGAGATCGCCTACTTGCCGGAAAAATTCATGTTATACCCCTCTTTGACAGGTTATGAAAATATCGTTTTCTTTGCCCAGGCTGGAAAAGGAAAAGCGGATTCAAAAAAAATAGAGCAAATCTTGTTGTCTGTGGGTCTTTGGGAAGATCGCGACAGACCCATTAAGGGCTATTCTAAAGGCATGCTCCAGAGACTTGGACTCGCCATCACTCTTTATCAGGATTCCGACATTTTGATTCTTGATGAACCTACAAGCGGAATCGACCCAATGGGACGAAAGGAAATTTTAAAGGTACTCAACTCTTTGTCTAGGAAAACCATCCTGCTCTCTTCCCATCATTTAGAGGAAATCAAACAAATCTGCACACATGTAGCTTTTTTAGATAAAGGAGAAATGACGAAATATACAGTCGATGATTTTTTAAGAATTCAGGAATTAGGAGGCATGGAAAAATGAAAAAGCTATTTGTATCTTTGTTCTTAATATTGGTGACCTTTATAGCAGGGTGCAGCCAGGAGCCGGATTGGAAGCTGGAAATCACGAAAGAACCAGTTTTTGCAAACGGGAAAGAGTCAAACTTTGAAATCAAGGTAACGGAAGACGGAACAGCTGCAAAAGGTCTTCATATTGTCGCTGAGTTGGCGATGGGCAGCATGGATCATGGAACGATTGATGTTGAACTGGAAGAACTTTCTGATGGTGTCTATTCAGGTAATGCCGAATTTTCAATGAAAGGAGAATGGGAAGCAGCCTTCACGCTTGAAAAGGACGGAGCCAAGCAAGAAGAAGTCGTTAATATGAATGTGAAAAAGGCGGAGGGTGTCGCTTCCCTCAATGGTGAATGGATAACAGATGAAGACCTGGAATTTTACCAGTTCATCAATAAACTTCATATTGAAATCAATCGCGAAACTGACCGGGAAAAATATACCGGAGAAAAACTGGATGAAGCATTGGCTTATTGGGATAATCAGGAGAAGCTGAACCAGGATAAAAATCAGCTATTGACGCAAATCATCAGGCTGAGGGCGATGGCGATGCTTGGCCTGGAAAAAGGACATGAGGCAACAGATGAGGAAGTAAACAGCGCCATTGAAAAAGTCCGTGCTCAATACAGCAGCTCAGATGCTGCAAAGACACTGATTACACAGTTTGGCGAAGAAAAGTTTTGGAGCATCCAGCAGCAGCAATATGCGCGGATTGTCCTGACACAAAAGGTTCAGAACGACTTAATCGAAAAAGTAAAAAAGGAAAATCCTAAAGCAGGAGAACAAGAAATCCTTTTCACAGCTGAAAAGGAATATGAAGAGCTATTGGTCAGCCAGGTGAACTCCTTAAAGATCGAGATTTTGTAAGCCCTCAAATTCGAGGGCTTTTTTGTCGTTATTCGTTAAATTTTGTGAGTGATTACTCACTATACAAAACAAGATATTGCTGTTATGATTTTAGTGAGTGATTACTCACTTTTAAAAAGGATGGTGAAAAGCAAATGATTGTATCAATCAAAAATGTCAATAAACGCTATGGCAAGCATACGGTTTTAGAAAATATCAATCTAGAGATTGAGCGCGGCGAAATTTTTGGACTGCTTGGCCCTTCCGGCGCGGGAAAAACAACGCTGGTCCGCCAGCTCGTCGGCCTGGAAACGCCAAGTGAAGGAGAGAATTTTCTTTTCGGCGAAAAAATGCCTTCACTGAAATTGATTGAAAGAATTGGCTACATGGCTCAGTCGGATGCGCTTTATACGGAATTATCCGCGAAAGAAAACCTTGAATTCTTTGCTTCTTTGTTCGGCCTGAAGGGCGCGCACCGGAAAAAACGCATTTTAGAAGTGTTACAGCTTGTCGACTTATCTGATCATTTGAACAAACTGGTAACCAATTATTCTGGCGGCATGAAACGTCGTTTATCGCTCGCATCCGCATTGCTGCATGAACCAGAGCTATTGATTCTTGATGAACCGACTGTGGGTATCGACCCTGTACTTCGCCAGAGTATTTGGTCAGGCTTCTATGATTTGAAGGCAGAGGGAAAGACGCTGATCGTCACGACGCATGTCATGGACGAAGCGGAAAAATGCGACAGATTGGGATTGATACGAGATGGGCGTTTGATCGCTGTCGGCACTCCTGCCCAATTGAAGGAACAGACTGGTTCTGCCAGCGTCGAGGAAGCATTTTTAGCATACGGAGGTGTCCAGCATGAGAACTAGAGCTTTAGTGATCAGGATCATCAGACAATTCCTGAGAGATAGAAGAACCCTTGCAATGATGCTTGTCGCCCCACTCCTGATCCTGACGATGCTCCATCTTGTTTTTAACGGAGAAAACTATAGTCCCAAGGTCGGTTTTGTGGATGCTCCTGCTGTTGTTATGGAGAAGCTCGATCTAGAGGATGCCACAGTTAAAGAATATGACTCTGCAAAAATGGCAAAAGAGGATGCTTTGGTCAGAGAAATCGATGGGTATATCACCTTTAATGGTCCTATGATCGATAAAATCGTTCTAGAAGGAAGCGACCCATCAGTTAATGGTGCGGTTATGAAGTGGTTCCAGCAGGCAACGAAGCCATTGACGCCATCACAGGGAGATCTGGCTGTCGAATATCTCCACGGCTCAGAAGATATGGGACAGTTTGATTATTTCGGACCGGTCCTATTAGGTTTCTTCGCATTCTTCTTTGTCTTCATTATATCCGGAATCTCTTTTTTACGGGAAAGAACTAGCGGTACCCTCGAAAAATTACTTTCAAGCCCGTTAAGGAAATGGGAAATCGTCGTTGGCTATGTACTCGGATTCGGGCTTTTCACGATGCTGCAGGCAACGCTGATTGCCTGGTATGCCATCTATGTTCTCGGAATGCTGATGGAAGGATCCTTTATCTATGTGTTAATGATCACTTTAATGCTGTCAATGACGGCGCTGACGCTTGGTACACTGCTGTCCGCGTTTGCGAATAACGAATTCCAGATGATCCAGTTCATTCCGATCATCATCGTACCTCAGTTCTTCTTTTCCGGACTGATCAATCTTGATACGATTTCCGATTGGCTGAGCTGGCTTGGTCCGATTACACCGCTCTATTATGCTGCCGAGGCATTGCGTGATATTATGGTAAGAGGATACGGATGGGATGCCATCTACGGGAATATGTTGATGCTTGCCGGATTTTCAGCGCTGTTCATCTTCCTTAATATCCTGGCATTGCGGAAACACCGCGCAGTTTAACCGCGGCGAAAGGAGCAGCACATGAGTGACCATGACTTGAAAATTGATGAACTGATCGACGGAGAAGACCTGACCGAGAAGCAAAGGAAGATTATCATATCTGCGATTGAATCCTTTGCCGACAAAGGGTTTTCCGCCACTTCAACCAGCGAAATCGCCAAAAAAGCCGGCGTCGCAGAAGGTACGATCTTCAGACACTATAAAACAAAAAAGGATTTGCTGCTGGCAATTGTCGCCCCTGTGATGGCAAAGTTTGTGGCACCTTTTTTCATAAAAGATTTACAGAAAGTACTGGATCAAGAGTATGAACATGTTGAAGATTTCCTGAGGGCGATGCTTTTAAATCGCCGGGATTTTCTTATTAAAAACCTTGCTACCGTTAAAATCCTGCTGCAGGAAATCCCATTCCACCCCGAATTAAAGGAATTATTCAAGGAGCATATCGCCCTAAAAGTATATGCCCAGTTTGAAAAGCTGGTGGAACACTATCAGGCAAAAGGACAGATCATAGAGATTCCAGCGTACAGTGTATTCAGGCTGGCTTTCTCCTCCATCTTTGGCTATTTAATTGCGAGGTATATGATCCTGCCAGAAGCCGAGTGGGATGACGAAGCAGAAACAGAGCGGACCATACAATTCATCATGCATGGATTGGCGGGCCCAAACAGCAGTAAAAATTAAACCGAGCGATGGGTGCTCGGTTTTTGTTTTGGGAATTGGAAAAAATCATGAAGAATTTCCAGTTCGCCAATATATTTGGATTTTCGCCAATAAACCTGTGAAAATCGCCAATAAAATCAAATTTTCGCCAATAAACCTGTGAAAATCGCCAATAAAATCAAATTTCCGCCAATAAATTGGTGAACTTCGCCAATAAAATCGGATTTTCGCCAATAACGTTATATTGTACGAGAAAAGGAGCATCATTTCAGGTACTCCTTCTCGATCTTTATTGTAAATTTTCTAGTTTTACCCGATAAAGCTTGTCATCACCTTCAGCCGGGGTGCCGCGTCCGTCGGTGTTGTTGCTGATAAAATACAAATCGTCACCTTCAACGATGACCTCGCGGATGCGGCCTACTCCTGTGACTACTTCTCTTGTCGTTTTTGCCGCAGGATCAAACTCTCGGAGCGCGTTGCCTCTCAATGTAGCGACATACAACTTTCCGCGATGTGCTGCCATCCCTGATGGTGCCCATGTATCGGTTCCGGAGTGGAAAATCGGCGTCTCCATTCCCTGCTTCTTTTCATCACCTGTGATCTCTGGCCAGCCATAGTTGTTTCCTGCCTCAATCAGATTGATTTCATCATGTGCGGATGGACCATGTTCACTGGCGTAGAATGTGCCATCCTGCGACCAGGCCAGTCCCTGAGGATTGCGGTGTCCATAGCTGTATACGTAGGAACCTTCAAATGGGTTATCATCTGGAACCGATCCATCCAGATTCAGCCGGAGGATCTTTCCACCTAGCGAACCTAAATCCTGAGCGATTTCAGGTGTGGTCGCCGCATCGCCTGCTGTAGCGTAAAGCATTCCATCGGGACCAATTTTCAGCCTGCCGCCGTGATGGAAGCGTCCGCTCGGGATGTTATCGAGGAGCAGCTTGCCTTCTACCCACTTATCATTTTTCAATGTCAGTTCGACGATCCGATTGAACTGACCGGTGCCATTCTCATATGTGTAATAGGCAAATGCCTTGTTAGACCGCTCGAAGTCAGGAGCGAGCACAAAGCCAAGAAATCCAGCTTCGGCTGCCTGGGACAATTCCTTTTTAAAAGAAACCTTCTGTCGCTCTGTGCTGCCGCCTTCCACTTTTACAATCGACCCTGGGCGTTCGCTCAAGTAAAACGTCTCACCAATTTTATTGATGGACCATGGGACTTCCAAATTTTTAGCGATAACCTCAAGCTGGTCTGCCTGGGCAACCGCTTCTTTTCCTTCCGGTTTCTGATCAGCATCACCTGCAGGCTTCGTTTCACTGCCGCCGCCTGAACAGCCCGTGATTACCATCAACATTGCCAGCAACACATACAAGAAGCTTTTCATGACACCAGTCCTTTCTTTCAATTCAATTTCAGGACGCTTTTTCAGTCAGTCTTCCACCTACGCTGCTTTCTTTCACTCAGTCTTCCAACGCCTTCATGATTGCCTTTCCTACGCCACTTTCTTCATTTGTCACTGTCACTTCACCGCATAGAGCTATGATTTCGGGTGCTGCATTGCCCATCGCGACCGGTCTGCCAACTCTTTCAAGCATCGACACATCATTGAAGTTATCTCCAAGCGCCATCGTTTCTTCCATTGTAATTCCTTTTGATGATACGAATTTTTCCAGGGCAATCCCTTTTTGAGCGTCAAGGCTGGTAATCTCGATATTCTCACTGCCAGATGAACTGATCGCAAGCCCGGTGATTTCCTTCAGGCCATTCCTGGCAACACCTAGTTTGTCATCATCCAACGAAAAAGCGAGTAGCTTGTATATTTCATATTGGTCGTCCTTAAATAACTGATCATACTGTTCAATCTTCGTGATCAGTCCTTTATGCAGCCTCTCTTCCGCAGCTTCTGCGATTTTTTCTATCGGCACTTCAGGATTTGCGGTTGAAAAAATATCAACGATGATGGAGATCGCCTTATCCTCATCCTCGGTAAAAGTTCCTTTGTTTGTGTAAACCTCGAAATAAACGCCGCTCTCTACAAGCCTTAGTGCTGCCTGCCGGGCTAATGCCTTGTCCAATGGATTCGAGGCAACGATTTCCCCGTCCCCGGAACGAACCTCGGCTCCATTTACACAAATCATCGGCAGCTTAAGGCCGGATTCCTCCAGAACGAATCTCGCTTCCTGGAAAGACCGCCCTGTGGCAACCACGACTTCGACTCCTTTTTCCTTCGCTTTTAAAATCGCTTCGCGGTTCTCGGCAGTAATCTGCTGGGTAGCAGTCAATAATGTCCCATCCATATCTGTCGCTATGCACTTAATCACATCTTCACCTTCAGTCATTATTTTTCAGTATTAACAATCATGATAGACCTTCAAACTCTCGACAGCAACTAATACGTGTATATACTAATTTCCTCCTCATTCACCTTCCAGTTTCTTCTAGATACTAATAATCTATAAATTTAAATATCTTAAAAACTTTCATATTGTCATTGCAAAACTCATATGCTATTATGAATCCGGAGCTGCAATCGTTTGCATATAAAGGTGCATGTAATTCAGAAATGAACAGAACCCATTTATATCAAGGTTTTATACATTTCCACCTCCTATATGTAAGCGTTTTAAAGGTGTTGTATAAAGGCAATCCCAGCTAGAGTTTAATGCAAAAATATGCAAACGCTTTCTGAACGCATGAGGTTGCATGCAAAAAAATATAACTATTTGGGGGTATCTCAACAATGAAAGCAAAAAAGCTATTTCCAGCCGTTCTTTCTCTTGGACTTCTGATTGGCGGAGGTCTTGCAGGATGTTCATCAGGCGATGACAAGACATCTGGCGAAGGTGGAAAAGATGGAGACAAAGTAACCGTCGACATTTTCCAATTCAAGGTTGAGTTCAAAGATCAATTCGAAGACATCGCAAAAGCTTATGAAGAAGCTAATAAAGATGTGGATATCAACATCACAACTGTAGGCGGCGGCGAAGATTACGGTGCTGCACTTAAATCCAAGTTCGCTTCAGGCAATGAACCTACCATCTACAATGTAGGCGGACCGCAGGACGTTGCAGACTGGGAAGATAAACTAGCAGACCTTTCTGATACAGCTGCTGCAAAAGCGGCCCTTAGCGGAACTCTTGAAGGCGTAACAAAAGATGACAAAGTACTTGGACTTCCTTACAACCAGGAAGGATATGGCTTCATTTATAACAAGGACATTTTTGAAAAAGCGGGTATTGATCCAAAGAGCATCACTAGCTACAGCGCATTAGAAGAAGCGGTTAAGACTCTTGACAGCAAGAAGAAAGATCTTGGCCTGACTTCTGTATTTGCTCTTCCTGCAAAAGAAACTTGGGTAACAGGACTTCACCTTTCAAACGTGTTCCTTGCACCTGAATTTGACCAGAACGTAATCAACGCATTCGAATCAAAGGAAGTTACTTTTGAACACGGTGATGCATTCAAGAAGATTCTTGACCTGCAAAACAAATACTCTGATCAGCCTACTGTAAGCCTTGACTATGCTAAGCAGGTTGAAGAGTTGTTCTCTACTGGCAAAGCGGCAATCATCCAGCAAGGTAACTGGGTATCAGGTTCAATCGCTGGTATCGACGAAGAGCTTGCTAACAACGGCGTAGGAATTCTTCCAATTCCGGTTGAAGGCTACAAAGAAGATTCAATCCCGGTTGGCGTGCCTATGTACTGGGCTGTAAACAGCAACAAGGACGAAAAAGAAGTAGCAGCAGCAAAGGAATTCTTAGACTGGCTATACACTTCTGAAGAAGGTAAAACAGCAGTAATCGAAGACTTCAAATTCATCCCTGCTTATGAAGGATATGACGCTGGCAAAATCTCTGATCCACTTGCAAAAGAAATCTATGAATACTCTTCAGCTGGCAAAACTTTGGCTTGGACTTTCATGGGTTACCCAACTGGTTGGGGACAAGAAAAGCTTGGCATCAACATCCAGAAATATGTGAGCGGCGAAATGACTTGGGACGAATTAGTAGAAGAGTCTTCCAAAGCATGGGCAGAAGCTCGTAAGTAATAAGCTTTGACTAGAGAAGGAAACAGAACGGCTGCGGCTGTTTTGTTTCCTATCTTTTTTCTGTGAAACAACCGCTGCTTTATGTGGAATTATGAAAAAGCCCTGCTGGCGGTTTTTTCATAATTCTTCTGCAGCGACTGAGGGGCATGTATAAAGGCTCCTTTAACACTAGAATTTCTGACTCATTAAAATAGGAGGATTTACAGATGCGCAACCGAAATCTCTGGTACTGGCTTTTCCTGGCTCCAGCTCTACTTGCACTTGCTCTCGTGGTCATTTTGCCACTGGCATTTGGCGTGTACTACTCATTTACTGACTGGAACGGGATCAGGACACCTTCATTTGTAGGCCTTGAACATTATAAAGCGCTTTTTGCTGAGAAAGAATTCAGAGATGCATTATGGTTCACAACGAAGTTCACTGTTGTTTCTGTGTTCCTGATCAATTTCTTTGGCCTTTCGCTTGCATTGCTTGTCACGCAAAAATTCAAGACGAATAATATCCTAAGAACGATTTTCTTTATGCCAAACCTGATTGGCGGCTTGATTTTAGGCTTCATCTGGCAGTTCATTTTCACGAAGGTATTCGCGAGCGTCGGTGAACTGATTGGCGTTGAAGCTTTAGAGGGATGGCTGTCCACTGAGACGACAGGCTTCTGGGCGATGGCGATCTTGATGAGTTGGCAGATGGCTGGTTACATCATGGTCATCTATATTTCATTCCTTGAAGGTGTGCCGCAGGAATTGCTTGAAGCAGCCGAAATTGACGGAGCGAACAGCTTCCAGCGATTTTATCACGTCACCTTCCCGCTGGTCATGCCTGCGTTCACAGTCAGCTTGTTCCTGACCCTATCCAACTCATTCAAGCTTTATGACCAGAACCTGAGCTTAACCGGCGGCGGACCATACAATTCCACACAGATGGTTGCAATGGAAATATTCAAAACAGCATTTGTGGAAAATGCGATGGCATTCGCACAGGCTAAAGCGGTCATTTTCTTCTTGATTGTAGCGGCTATTTCTCTAACACAGGTTTATATCAATAAAAAACGGGAGGTCGAGATGTAATGAAAAAGAAGAAGCAGAGCAGAATCATTCTTGAGATTCTCGGCATCATCCTTGCCCTGATCTGGCTTTCCCCGTTTTACTTGATGATCGTCAACTCGTTCAAGACGAAACGTGAAATGTTTGAGGATACATTAAAACTCCCGGATGTTTTTTCATTTGAGAATTACACGGTAGCTTTTGAGCGTTTAGATTTTATTAAAACCTTTTTCAACTCTGTATTGATCACGGTGCTGGCTGTGGCCGTCATCATCATTTTTTCATCAATGGCTGCATATGCCCTTTCCAGACGCGGAGGCAAAATAAGCGGGATCATTTTTATGCTGTTTGTAGCGGCAATGCTCATTCCTTTCCAGTCTGTTATGATTCCACTTGTGTCCATTTTTGGTAAACTTGAAATGCTTAACCGGGGCGGACTGATTTTCATGTACCTTGGTTTTGGAGCAAGCTTGTCGATTTTCCTTTACCACGGAACATTGAGCGGTATTCCAAAGTCGCTTGATGAAGCGGCAACAATCGATGGCGCAAACCGGTTCCAGATTTTCTGGCATATTATCTTCCCAATGCTAAAACCGGTTTCTGTTACAGTGGCCATCCTGAACATCATCTGGATCTGGAACGATTACTTGCTTCCTTCCCTTGTCATCAATAAGCCGGGAATGGAAACAATTCCGCTTAAGATGTTCTTCTTCTTTGGGGAATATACTAAACAATGGCATCTCGCATTGGCAGGACTGACGATCGCAATCATTCCAGTCATCATAATTTACTTCTTCCTTCAAAAGCAAATTATCAAGGGAGTTTCAGAAGGCTCGGTAAAATAATCGATACTATAGGAGAGACGACCAATGGCAGTCACAATCAAAGATGTAGCGAAGGCAGCCGGTGTGTCACCATCTACCGTTTCCAGGGTGATTGCCGATCACCCTCATATCAATGAAGTAACTAAGAAGCGTGTCCGGAAGGTGATGGAGAAACTGGGCTATCACCCGAACTTCCAGGCACGAAGCCTGGTTGTAAGGAGTACGGAGACAATCGGTATCGTTATGCCGAATTCGGCTACCCAGGCGCTGCAGAACCCGTTTTTTCCCGAAGTCATCAGGGGAATCAGCATGAAAGCCCATGAACATCAATTCGGAGTTTATTTAACAACAGGCATTACCGACGAGGAAATCTTCCAGCAGGTCGTTTCAATGGTACAGGGTGGCAGGGTTGATGGAATCATCCTCCTGTATTCGAAAACAGATGACAAAATCATGAACTACTTGCTGGAGCGTAAGTTTCCGTTTACCGTGATAGGCCGCCCAAGTAAGAATGCTGAGCGGATTACCTTTGTCGATAATGACAATATTTATATCACCAAACAGGTAACTGATTATCTGATCAAGCTCGGTCATCAAAGAATAGCTTTTATCGGTGTAAACCTCGAGCACGTTTTTACAATTGACCGCCTAGAGGGGTATAAACAAGCCCTCCATGAAGCGAACATCCAATATGACGAAAAGTATGTAATCCATGAGCAGTGCTTAAAATCTGGAGGAAAACAAGGTATCCTGAAGTTCCTATCCTCTCATGAGCCTCCTACTGCGCTCGTAGTGGCAGATGATTTTACCGCCATTGAGCTGATGAGTTATTCGGAGGAATTGAATATCAAGGTGCCAGAAGAAATCTCGATTGTCAGCTTCAATGATGTACCACTTACGGAACATATGAAGCCGCAGCTGACTTCTGTTAACATCGACATCTTCCAGTTAGGTTTTGAAGCAGCTAACTGTTTAATAGAAATCATCAAAAATCCGGACGCCTTGCCAAAAAGGGTCACCATCCCGGCGAGGATGATTGAACGGAAATCATGCAGTCCCATTCATAAGTAAGTGCTGCGCAAAATGTCTAAAATAAGATAACGAAATACATCAGG
This portion of the Mesobacillus sp. S13 genome encodes:
- a CDS encoding ABC transporter ATP-binding protein, whose product is MISVSGLTQSYGNNQILNNISLSIEENEVCALVGRNGAGKSTFINSLLGLIPIRKGEILVNGKPRKRNKRWKNEIAYLPEKFMLYPSLTGYENIVFFAQAGKGKADSKKIEQILLSVGLWEDRDRPIKGYSKGMLQRLGLAITLYQDSDILILDEPTSGIDPMGRKEILKVLNSLSRKTILLSSHHLEEIKQICTHVAFLDKGEMTKYTVDDFLRIQELGGMEK
- a CDS encoding carbohydrate ABC transporter permease — encoded protein: MKKKKQSRIILEILGIILALIWLSPFYLMIVNSFKTKREMFEDTLKLPDVFSFENYTVAFERLDFIKTFFNSVLITVLAVAVIIIFSSMAAYALSRRGGKISGIIFMLFVAAMLIPFQSVMIPLVSIFGKLEMLNRGGLIFMYLGFGASLSIFLYHGTLSGIPKSLDEAATIDGANRFQIFWHIIFPMLKPVSVTVAILNIIWIWNDYLLPSLVINKPGMETIPLKMFFFFGEYTKQWHLALAGLTIAIIPVIIIYFFLQKQIIKGVSEGSVK
- a CDS encoding LacI family DNA-binding transcriptional regulator, whose protein sequence is MAVTIKDVAKAAGVSPSTVSRVIADHPHINEVTKKRVRKVMEKLGYHPNFQARSLVVRSTETIGIVMPNSATQALQNPFFPEVIRGISMKAHEHQFGVYLTTGITDEEIFQQVVSMVQGGRVDGIILLYSKTDDKIMNYLLERKFPFTVIGRPSKNAERITFVDNDNIYITKQVTDYLIKLGHQRIAFIGVNLEHVFTIDRLEGYKQALHEANIQYDEKYVIHEQCLKSGGKQGILKFLSSHEPPTALVVADDFTAIELMSYSEELNIKVPEEISIVSFNDVPLTEHMKPQLTSVNIDIFQLGFEAANCLIEIIKNPDALPKRVTIPARMIERKSCSPIHK
- a CDS encoding carbohydrate ABC transporter permease, with product MRNRNLWYWLFLAPALLALALVVILPLAFGVYYSFTDWNGIRTPSFVGLEHYKALFAEKEFRDALWFTTKFTVVSVFLINFFGLSLALLVTQKFKTNNILRTIFFMPNLIGGLILGFIWQFIFTKVFASVGELIGVEALEGWLSTETTGFWAMAILMSWQMAGYIMVIYISFLEGVPQELLEAAEIDGANSFQRFYHVTFPLVMPAFTVSLFLTLSNSFKLYDQNLSLTGGGPYNSTQMVAMEIFKTAFVENAMAFAQAKAVIFFLIVAAISLTQVYINKKREVEM
- a CDS encoding ABC transporter ATP-binding protein, which gives rise to MIVSIKNVNKRYGKHTVLENINLEIERGEIFGLLGPSGAGKTTLVRQLVGLETPSEGENFLFGEKMPSLKLIERIGYMAQSDALYTELSAKENLEFFASLFGLKGAHRKKRILEVLQLVDLSDHLNKLVTNYSGGMKRRLSLASALLHEPELLILDEPTVGIDPVLRQSIWSGFYDLKAEGKTLIVTTHVMDEAEKCDRLGLIRDGRLIAVGTPAQLKEQTGSASVEEAFLAYGGVQHEN
- a CDS encoding FixH family protein, which codes for MKKLFVSLFLILVTFIAGCSQEPDWKLEITKEPVFANGKESNFEIKVTEDGTAAKGLHIVAELAMGSMDHGTIDVELEELSDGVYSGNAEFSMKGEWEAAFTLEKDGAKQEEVVNMNVKKAEGVASLNGEWITDEDLEFYQFINKLHIEINRETDREKYTGEKLDEALAYWDNQEKLNQDKNQLLTQIIRLRAMAMLGLEKGHEATDEEVNSAIEKVRAQYSSSDAAKTLITQFGEEKFWSIQQQQYARIVLTQKVQNDLIEKVKKENPKAGEQEILFTAEKEYEELLVSQVNSLKIEIL
- a CDS encoding PQQ-dependent sugar dehydrogenase, with the translated sequence MKSFLYVLLAMLMVITGCSGGGSETKPAGDADQKPEGKEAVAQADQLEVIAKNLEVPWSINKIGETFYLSERPGSIVKVEGGSTERQKVSFKKELSQAAEAGFLGFVLAPDFERSNKAFAYYTYENGTGQFNRIVELTLKNDKWVEGKLLLDNIPSGRFHHGGRLKIGPDGMLYATAGDAATTPEIAQDLGSLGGKILRLNLDGSVPDDNPFEGSYVYSYGHRNPQGLAWSQDGTFYASEHGPSAHDEINLIEAGNNYGWPEITGDEKKQGMETPIFHSGTDTWAPSGMAAHRGKLYVATLRGNALREFDPAAKTTREVVTGVGRIREVIVEGDDLYFISNNTDGRGTPAEGDDKLYRVKLENLQ
- a CDS encoding Cof-type HAD-IIB family hydrolase — translated: MIKCIATDMDGTLLTATQQITAENREAILKAKEKGVEVVVATGRSFQEARFVLEESGLKLPMICVNGAEVRSGDGEIVASNPLDKALARQAALRLVESGVYFEVYTNKGTFTEDEDKAISIIVDIFSTANPEVPIEKIAEAAEERLHKGLITKIEQYDQLFKDDQYEIYKLLAFSLDDDKLGVARNGLKEITGLAISSSGSENIEITSLDAQKGIALEKFVSSKGITMEETMALGDNFNDVSMLERVGRPVAMGNAAPEIIALCGEVTVTNEESGVGKAIMKALED
- a CDS encoding ABC transporter substrate-binding protein, encoding MKAKKLFPAVLSLGLLIGGGLAGCSSGDDKTSGEGGKDGDKVTVDIFQFKVEFKDQFEDIAKAYEEANKDVDINITTVGGGEDYGAALKSKFASGNEPTIYNVGGPQDVADWEDKLADLSDTAAAKAALSGTLEGVTKDDKVLGLPYNQEGYGFIYNKDIFEKAGIDPKSITSYSALEEAVKTLDSKKKDLGLTSVFALPAKETWVTGLHLSNVFLAPEFDQNVINAFESKEVTFEHGDAFKKILDLQNKYSDQPTVSLDYAKQVEELFSTGKAAIIQQGNWVSGSIAGIDEELANNGVGILPIPVEGYKEDSIPVGVPMYWAVNSNKDEKEVAAAKEFLDWLYTSEEGKTAVIEDFKFIPAYEGYDAGKISDPLAKEIYEYSSAGKTLAWTFMGYPTGWGQEKLGINIQKYVSGEMTWDELVEESSKAWAEARK
- a CDS encoding ABC transporter permease yields the protein MRTRALVIRIIRQFLRDRRTLAMMLVAPLLILTMLHLVFNGENYSPKVGFVDAPAVVMEKLDLEDATVKEYDSAKMAKEDALVREIDGYITFNGPMIDKIVLEGSDPSVNGAVMKWFQQATKPLTPSQGDLAVEYLHGSEDMGQFDYFGPVLLGFFAFFFVFIISGISFLRERTSGTLEKLLSSPLRKWEIVVGYVLGFGLFTMLQATLIAWYAIYVLGMLMEGSFIYVLMITLMLSMTALTLGTLLSAFANNEFQMIQFIPIIIVPQFFFSGLINLDTISDWLSWLGPITPLYYAAEALRDIMVRGYGWDAIYGNMLMLAGFSALFIFLNILALRKHRAV
- a CDS encoding TetR/AcrR family transcriptional regulator — translated: MSDHDLKIDELIDGEDLTEKQRKIIISAIESFADKGFSATSTSEIAKKAGVAEGTIFRHYKTKKDLLLAIVAPVMAKFVAPFFIKDLQKVLDQEYEHVEDFLRAMLLNRRDFLIKNLATVKILLQEIPFHPELKELFKEHIALKVYAQFEKLVEHYQAKGQIIEIPAYSVFRLAFSSIFGYLIARYMILPEAEWDDEAETERTIQFIMHGLAGPNSSKN